Proteins encoded in a region of the Thunnus maccoyii chromosome 4, fThuMac1.1, whole genome shotgun sequence genome:
- the LOC121895813 gene encoding keratin, type I cytoskeletal 18-like, translating into MIKRQSYQSFSGHSRDTAGSPKKNYAYSVSGGAGGHGTKVSPFHHPSHVGPSFDKHMFSEFSSVHLPEFTSGTPGNLAIGNEKITMQHLNDRLASYLETVRNLEKANSVLEIKIREAVEKSGPLEEKDYGRYNTIIAELRAKIFDMIKGNAHLAIQLDNASLASDDFRAKMEYEMSMRQAVDADIARLRKALDDTNVIRLHLETDIESLREELINLTKNHETDVAELRAQITYGVHVDVDAPKGQDLARIMDEMRAKYEKIALKNQEDLKAWHESQITEVQGKVAEKTTALKEATTVITEIRRRHQGLDIELQSELSLKAALEANLHDIDRRYNMEVEKYNAIILRLQEELTRLRTDIQHNTQEYEHLLNIKVKLEAEIAEYRRLLDGGADFKLEDAVDNKKVHTEVVTVTRTLVDGKVVAESKDVKSSDM; encoded by the exons ATGATTAAACGCCAAAGCTATCAATCTTTCAGTGGCCATTCAAGAGACACTGCAGGATCCCCAAAGAAGAACTATGCCTACAGTGTCAGCGGTGGGGCAGGGGGCCACGGGACCAAGGTCTCCCCGTTCCACCATCCCTCACATGTTGGCCCCAGCTTCGACAAACATATGTTTTcagagttcagttcagttcatctTCCAGAGTTCACTTCTGGAACCCCTGGAAACCTGGCCATCGGGAATGAGAAGATAACCATGCAGCATCTGAATGACCGCCTGGCCAGCTACCTGGAGACTGTGAGGAATCTGGAGAAGGCCAACAGCGTGCTGGAGATCAAGATCCGAGAGGCCGTCGAGAAGAGCGGCCCGTTGGAGGAGAAAGACTATGGCAGGTACAACACCATCATCGCGGAGCTGAGAGCCAAG ATATTTGACATGATCAAGGGCAACGCACATCTTGCTATCCAACTGGACAACGCAAGCCTGGCTTCAGACGACTTCAGAGCCAA GATGGAGTATGAGATGTCCATGCGTCAGGCAGTGGATGCTGATATTGCTAGACTGAGGAAGGCTCTGGATGACACCAACGTTATTCGTCTGCACCTGGAGACTGACATCGAGTCTCTGAGGGAAGAGTTGATCAACCTGACAAAGAACCATGAGACG GATGTTGCTGAATTGCGTGCCCAGATCACCTATGGCGTCCATGTGGATGTTGACGCCCCTAAAGGACAGGACCTGGCCAGGATCATGGATGAGATGAGGGCTAAGTATGAGAAGATAGCACTGAAGAACCAGGAGGATCTCAAAGCATGGCATGAATCTCAG ATCACAGAGGTGCAGGGGAAAGTGGCTGAGAAGACAACAGCCCTGAAGGAGGCCACAACTGTAATAACTGAAATTAGGAGGCGGCATCAGGGACTGGACATTGAACTGCAGTCAGAGCTTAGTCTC AAAGCGGCCCTGGAGGCCAACCTCCATGACATCGACAGGCGTTACAACATGGAGGTGGAGAAGTACAACGCGATCATCCTGAGGCTGCAAGAGGAGCTCACTCGGCTCCGCACTGACATCCAGCACAACACACAAGAGTACGAGCACCTGCTCAACATCAAGGTGAAACTGGAGGCCGAGATCGCTGAGTACAGGAGGCTGCTGGACGGCGGTGCAGACTTTAA ACTTGAGGATGCAGTTGATAATAAGAAGGTTCACACCGAAGTGGTGACAGTCACTCGGACTCTGGTGGATGGCAAAGTGGTGGCAGAGAGCAAGGACGTCAAATCCAGTGACATGTAA
- the krt18a.1 gene encoding keratin, type I cytoskeletal 18 yields the protein MKTSKQTTYSVRSSTSSRPSAISITRTSTPVYRAPTIHGGAGGARISVSSSVRSGLGAGMGMGAGAGGFSSSVQMSSSGNSGDIMGNEKFAMQNLNDRLANYLETVRNLEQANHKLEVKIKEALEKSGPDFRDYSKYQVILDDLRKKVFDATTDNARLVLNIDNARLAADDFRVKYESELAIRQSVEADIVGLRKVIDDTNISRMNLESEIEALKEELIHLKKNHENEVMELRNQIAQSGVHVDVDAPKGQDLAQIMAEIRAKYEKMALKNQEELKAWHESQITEVQTQVTQNTEALKGAQTEVNDLRRQIQTLEIELDSQRNLKTSLEGTLRDTEMRYNMEIESLNSVLLSLEAELTQLRNNIQLQTQEYESLLNIKMKLEAEIATYRRLLDGEDFKLQDALEDQKTVKTKVMTVTQTLVDGKVVSSSTETKNL from the exons ATGAAAACCTCCAAGCAAACAACATACTCTGTGCGCTCCTCCACCAGTAGCAGGCCTTCTGCTATATCCATCACCCGTACCTCTACCCCTGTCTACAGGGCCCCCACCATCCATGGTGGGGCCGGTGGGGCCCGCATTAGCGTCTCCTCTAGTGTGCGCAGTGGGCTGGGAGCCGGTATGGGAATGGGCGCCGGAGCAGGGGGCTTCTCCAGCAGTGTCCAGATGAGCTCCAGTGGGAACAGCGGTGACATCATGGGAAATGAGAAGTTCGCCATGCAGAACCTAAATGACCGCCTGGCTAACTACCTGGAGACAGTGAGGAACCTGGAGCAGGCCAACCACAAGCTGGAGGTTAAGATCAAGGAGGCCCTGGAGAAGAGCGGACCTGACTTCAGAGACTACAGCAAGTACCAGGTCATCCTGGACGACCTGAGGAAGAAG GTGTTTGATGCCACCACTGACAATGCCCGCCTGGTTCTCAACATCGACAACGCTCGCCTGGCAGCCGATGACTTCAGAGTAAA ATATGAGTCAGAGCTGGCCATCCGCCAGTCTGTGGAGGCTGACATCGTTGGTCTGAGGAAGGTCATCGATGACACCAACATTAGCCGCATGAACCTGGAGAGCGAGATTGAAGCCTTGAAGGAGGAGCTCATCCACCTCAAGAAGAACCATGAAAAT GAAGTTATGGAGCTGCGTAACCAGATTGCCCAGTCAGGAGTCCACGTGGATGTTGACGCTCCTAAAGGACAGGACCTGGCTCAGATCATGGCAGAGATAAGGGCCAAGTATGAAAAGATGGCACTAAAGAACCAGGAAGAACTCAAAGCATGGCACGAATCTCAG ATTACAGAAGTGCAGACCCAGGTCACTCAGAACACAGAGGCCCTGAAGGGTGCACAGACAGAGGTGAATGACCTGCGCAGACAGATACAAACCCTGGAGATCGAGCTGGATTCACAGAGAAACCTG AAAACGTCTCTGGAAGGCACACTGAGGGACACAGAAATGCGTTACAACATGGAGATTGAGTCTCTCAACTCCGTTCTCCTGAGTCTGGAGGCAGAGCTCACACAGCTGCGTAACAACATCCAGCTGCAGACGCAGGAGTACGAGTCCCTGCTCAACATTAAGATGAAGCTAGAGGCAGAGATTGCAACATACAGACGGCTGCTGGACGGTGAAGACTTCAA GCTCCAGGACGCCCTGGAAGACCAGAAAACAGTGAAGACCAAAGTGATGACTGTCACACAGACCCTGGTGGATGGCAAGGTGGTTTCCTCCAGCACAGAGACCAAGAACCTCTGA